DNA sequence from the Sulfurimonas sediminis genome:
AGGCCCAGGTTAAAACCCAGGTTCCGAAAAATACTCATTACCTAAAAAATCTTTCAAGGAAAAATCATCTTAGTACACATCTGTTGCAGTGTTGACTCACACTTCTTTCTGGAAAAACTTCAAAAAGATTTTCCGGATGAAAAACTGACCGGTTTTTTTTATGACCCGAATATTCACCCCTATTCTGAATATCAACTGCGATTACTTGATGTAAAACGCAGTTGTGACAAACTCGGAATAGAACTTTTAGAAGGCGAATATGACTATGAAAACTGGCTTGAAGCAGTTCGTGGACTCGAAAATGAACCTGAAAAAGGGGCTCGTTGTGAAGTCTGTTTTGACAAACGTTTTACAACAAGTGCAAAAAAAGCCCTCGAACTCGGTGAAAAGAAGATAACAACAACACTTTTGGTAAGTCCGCTCAAGTCCCAGGAACAGCTTAAACGTGTCGGTGACGAATTTTATAAAAGTCACGGTGTTGAGTTTGTAGCCGTTGACTACAGAAGCGGCGGCGGAACACAGAATCAAAGCCGTGTCACAAAAGAAGAACAACTCTACCGTCAGGACTACTGTGGCTGTATTTTCGGTCTTACCATGCAACGCGACCAGCAAAACAAACTGATGGATGAAATGTTTTCTCCGATTTCAGGACAAATGCTGCCTGCTTCCATCGAAGAACGCCTTTACATGTACACAAAACGCAATAACCTCGAAGATGAGGGCAAAGTATATAAAATAATCAAACAAAAATTTTTAAACTACAGACAATTTAAGTGTAAACTCACATCGGGTAAAAAAGATATTCTTGAAGCCTATGCTCTAAGTTACTCTACTCTACCGAGAAAAAAAGCACAAGGACGTATAGAATTTTCACACAATGGAGTGCATTATTTTAATCGTGAAGAGATAAAATTTATCACTTTGCAAACCTACAATGACTTGAGCAAATCAACTTATAAATCTGTCAAAGAGCTTATTTACAATCCTTTGGATTTTGAAAAAGAGCAGAGACTCAGAGCTGTTGTATCGGGCTCAGATTATGACATAACTCCCATAATAGTTGTTCAGGATATACCGCAGGCCAAGCTTATGCTTGAACTCGATGCCAAAGTATATGAAGACACCAAAGAAAAACTTATTATCTTTTCTTAACAATAAATTAGATAAAATATCAAAAAAATATTGTTATAAGGTTTATAAATATGCTTATGGATGTTACAGAAATACAAAAAATTCTTCCTCACCGTTATCCTTTTTTATTAGTTGACAGAGTTACTCAGCTCGAAAAGGGACAATCGGTTACTGCTTACAAAAATGTCTCTATTTCAGAACCGGTCTTTCAGGGACACTTTCCCGGTCATCCGATTTATCCTGGTGTTATGAT
Encoded proteins:
- a CDS encoding epoxyqueuosine reductase QueH, with product MLVHICCSVDSHFFLEKLQKDFPDEKLTGFFYDPNIHPYSEYQLRLLDVKRSCDKLGIELLEGEYDYENWLEAVRGLENEPEKGARCEVCFDKRFTTSAKKALELGEKKITTTLLVSPLKSQEQLKRVGDEFYKSHGVEFVAVDYRSGGGTQNQSRVTKEEQLYRQDYCGCIFGLTMQRDQQNKLMDEMFSPISGQMLPASIEERLYMYTKRNNLEDEGKVYKIIKQKFLNYRQFKCKLTSGKKDILEAYALSYSTLPRKKAQGRIEFSHNGVHYFNREEIKFITLQTYNDLSKSTYKSVKELIYNPLDFEKEQRLRAVVSGSDYDITPIIVVQDIPQAKLMLELDAKVYEDTKEKLIIFS